GGGCGTGCCGTGGGCGTCGATCAGCAGCGGCGCGCCAGCGTCGTCGCTCTGCGCGTCGTGGCCGCCGAGATGAATCTCTTTGACGCGCGCCAGCGGAAACGTGGCGAGATAGGCCGCCGGGTCGGTGCCGTGATTGGTGGCGCTGACAAAGACGTTGTTGACGTCGAGCAGCAGACCGCAGCCGGTGCGCCGCGCCACTTCATCTAGGAATTCGGTTTCCGGGATCGTGCTGTCGACGAAGGTGACGTAGGTCGACGGATTTTCCAGCAGCATCTCGCGGCCGAGCACGCTCTGCACTGTGTCGATATGCTCGCAGACCCGCGCCAGCGTCTCTTTGGTATAGGGCAGCGGTAGCAGGTCGTTGTAGAAGAATTCGCCGTGCGACGACCACGCGAGATGCTCAGAGAAGCTCTTTGGGTGATGCCGGTCGCACAAGGTCTTGAGCCGGGTGAGATGTGCGCGGTCGAGCGGACCGGCGCCGCCGATCGACAGGCCGACGCCATGCACCGACAGCGCAAAGTGCTCGCGCAGAGCGTTCAGTTGCGCATGCGGTGGGCCGCCGTCGCCCATATAGTTCTCGGCGTGAATTTCGATGAATCCGATCGGTGCCTCGCCGGCGAGAATGTCGGCCAGATGCTGCGGCTTGAAACCGACGCCGGCGGCGGCGGGAAGGCAGGATGCGATGGGCATGCTCGGGCTCGCGGAATGATAAGAGAGGGGGGAGGCGCGCGGGGATCGCGCCTCCCGAGAGTGAGAGATCAGCTCTTGATGGCGGTCAGAGAGCCCATGCCCTTCGGCGTCTTCATCGTGGTGCAGGTGCCCTTGGCGACGTACTTCCAGGCATTGCCCTGATAGTCGACCTTGGAGGTGCCGGCGCAGGTGGTGCCGGGGCCGGCCGCACAGTCGTTCTTGCCGGCGAGCGCGACGCCGTAGCACTTGTCGGCGTTTGCCTGGACAGGCGCCGGCCCGGCCGAAGCGACCGAGATCATGGTAAAAGCGGCGGCCAGCGAACCGGCGAGCGTCGTGGCGGCGATGGCAGTCTTCGTCATAGGATGATCCTTCCTCGTGAGGCGTTTACCGATGTGGCGCGGGTCTCTCCCGGCTCACATTCGGTCTTTCGCGGTGGAGGCCGTCCGCGTTACACCGCTCACGTTTTTGTGTTGCCTCGCCACGAATGCTATTTTTTGCAATGAAGCGCGTAACAAAGACCCAAATCATACGAATGAAGATTAAGGAGCGGGCTTGAGCGACGCCGGTTGGTCAGACCTGATGCGCGCCGCCAATGGCGGCGATGCGGAGGCCTACGAGCGCCTGCTGCGCGCGATCGCCGCGGCGTTGCGCGCGCCGATCAGGCGCAATCTGCTGCGTGCGGGACGCTCGGCCGCTGACGTGGAAGACGTGGTTCAGGAGGTTCTGCTTGCCGTGCATCTGAAGCGGCATACATGGGACAGCGAACGCCCGATCGAGCCCTGGGTGCATGCGATCGCCCGTTACAAGGTCGTCGATGCGTTGCGCCGGCGCACCGGAAAATTCGATCTGTCGATCGACGAATTCTCCGAGACGCTGGCGGCCGAGGAGCCTGAGCCGTCTGCGTCGCCGGGCGAGGTTGCGCGCCACTTGGAGCGTCTGCCGACCGGGCAGCGCAGTGTGGTGCAGGCGATCGCGGTCGAAGGCCGTTCGATCGGCGAAGCGGCAGAGCGCTTGAGCATGACGGCGGGTGCGGTCCGGGTCGCGTTGCATCGCGGTCTGGCGGCGCTGGCGAAACAACTGGGACAGAACTGAGATGCGGACGGACGATCTGGTTCAGGCCCTGGTGGCCGATCGCGCAGCGGCAGCACCGCCGCTCGGCAGGCAATTCGCTTGGGCACTCGGCTCGGGACTTGTCCTGTCGGCAGCCGGATTTCTGTTGGTGCTCGCCCCACGCGCCGATATCGCCGGAGCGCTTGGCACGGTGCGCTTCGACATCAAGATCGTCGAGGTGATCCTGCTGGCGACGACGGCTTTCGCTCTTGTCTTGCAGGTTGGCCGACCCGTGCCGGCGCCGGGCTGGCGTGTCGCCGCGCTTGCGGCGGCTCCGGTATTGTTGGCGGTCGCGGTTGTCGCCGAGCTGCTCACCGTCCCCTCGAGCCAGTGGCTCGTCCGGCTGGTGGGCACCAATTCGCGGGTCTGCCTGACCGCGATCCCGCTAATGTCACTGCCGCTGCTGGCGGCGTTCATGGTTGTTCTCAGGCGCGGCGCGCCGGCCTCGAGCACTGTCGCGGGGGCGGTGGCCGGTCTCGCCGCCAGCGGCCTCGCGGCCGTCCTCTATGCCACCCATTGCCCCGATGATTCGCCGCTCTTCGTCGCCGTCTGGTATCCGATCGCAATCGGTGGCGTGACCCTCGCCGGCGCGTTGCTCGGGCGCTTTTTACTCCGGTGGTAGCCGCGGGTGGCTCGATACCACTCCAATTTCATGATCGTCCGGCAGAATCGTTAATCGGTCAGCGGTAACACGTCCGTTCGGCGCAGGGCCGCCGGAACCCAAGCGCGCTTTCGGGCATTACCGGGGCGGGCCATATTGCGAACTCAATCTGACGGCCTGTTTCGCGTCTTACGTCAATTCGACATCCCGGGAGAATGAACATGCTCAAGAAGGTGTTGGTGGTGGGTGCCTTGGCCCTCGCACTCGGCGGTTGTGAAACCGCGCGGCAGGATCGTATGGCGGGTGGCGCCCTGATCGGCGGCGGCACTGGCGCGCTGATTGGCGGTCTCGCCAGCAGGTCGGCTGGCGGCGCGGTTGCCGGTGGTCTGATCGGTGCTGCGGCCGGCGCGATCATCGCGGACGCGACCCGTCCGGGCCGCTGCTACTATCACGACCGTTACGGCCGCCGTCACTACGTGCGCTGCCGCTAAGATTTTTTCCATTCGACGGACGGAAAGGCCGCCTTCGGGCGGCCTTTTGCGTTTCGGAGCGCGAAAAGAGCGCTTTTGCACCTCCCGCTGCGAGCCCTTATATGTGCGCGGCAAGGGAGCCCATTTCTCATGACCGACGCCAATTCCGCGGCCGATCCGGCCGGCAAGATCCCCGTCACCGTGCTCACCGGCTATCTCGGCGCCGGCAAGACCACACTGCTCAACCGCATCCTGACCGAGCCGCACGGCCAGAAGTTCGCCGTCATCGTCAACGAATTCGGCGAGATCGGCATCGACAACGACCTCGTCGTGGACGCCGACGAGGAAGTGTTCGAGATGAACAATGGCTGCATCTGCTGCACGGTGCGCGGCGACCTCGTCCGCATCATCGATGGCCTGATGCGCCGCAAGGGCAAGTTCGACGCCATCATCGTCGAGACCACCGGGCTCGCCGATCCGGCCCCGGTCGCCCAGACCTTCTTCATGGACGAGAATGTCGGCGCCAAGACCAAGCTCGATGCCGTCGTCACGGTCGCCGACGCCAAATGGCTCAAAGATCGCCTTAAGGATGCGCCGGAGGCCAAGAACCAGATCGCCTTTGCGGACGTGATCGTGCTCAACAAGGCCGATCTTGTCACGCCCGCCGAACTCGACGAAGTCGAGGCGCGCATCCGCGGCATCAATCCTTACGCCACCTTGCATCGCACCGAACGCGCCAAGGTCGCCATCAAGGACGTGCTCGGCCGCAACGCCTTCGATCTCGACCGCATTCTCGAGATCGAGCCGGCCTTCCTCGAAGCCGACGATCATGACCACGATCATCATCACCATGATCATGACCACGATCACGGCCATCACCACCATCATCACGGCCTGAAGCACTATCACGACGAGGAAATGCAGAGCATTTCAGTGTCGTCGGACAAGCCGCTCAACCCGGACAAGTTCTTCCCGTGGATTCAGGAACTGGTGCAGACCGACGGCAAGGACATCCTGCGCTGCAAGGGCATCCTGTCGTTCAAGGACGACAACGAGCGTTTCGTCTTCCAGGGCGTGCACATGATCCTGGACGGCGATCACCAGCGCAAATGGAAGGACAGCGAGGAGCGCATCAGCCGCGCCGTCTTCATCGGCCGCCATCTGCCGGAAGAGAAGATCCGCAAGGGTTTTGAGAGCTGCGTAGCTTGATGAGTTGCCGCACCCTCTCTTCACCTCCCCCTGGAGGGGGGAGGTCGGTTCGCGTTAGCGAACCGGGAGGGGGTGACCTTCTCAATTGAAGCTGTCAAATATCACCACCCCACCCCGACGCGCTTCGCGCGTCGACCCTCCCCCTCCAGGGGAGGGTGAAGGGCGCAAGCGGCGCGACACTCATGACCGACCCAACCTCCACCATGCTCACGCTCGCCGACCGCGCGCGCATCGTTTCCGAAGCCGAAGGCCAGGCGATTGTCGGCGTGCATTTCCTGCGCCAGACGCCGGTCTTCGTGCTCGGCGAGGAGGCGCTGCTGTTTGCGCCGGCCGAGAAGCGCACGCGCGTTATGGTGCATGACGGCGGCATCCTGGCGAGCGCCGCCGGCCCGCTGCGCATCGTCACCGGTGGCGACGACGGCAAGCTCGTCGCCACTGACAAGGACGGCAACACCGAGACGCTCGCCACCGACGAGCGCAAGCGCTGGATCGATCAGGTCGCGCTCGGCCCCGATGGCGCGGTGGCGTGGTCCACCGGCAAGATCGCGCGCGTCCGCACCAGCAAGGGTGAGGTCCGCGAAATACAGGCGACGTCGACGGTCGGAGGCCTCGCTTTCTTTCCCAAGGGCTTTCGCGTTGCCGTCGCGCACTACAATGGCGTGACGCTCTGGTTTCCCAATGCCGCGGGCGCCAAGCCCGAGACCTTGGAATGGAAGGGCTCGCATCTCGGCGTCACGCTGAGTCCCGACGGCCGCTTCCTCATCACCCAGATGCAGGAGCCGACCTTGCACGGCTGGCGGCTTGTCGACTCCAAGCACATGCGCATGTCCGGCTATTCGGCGCGCGTGCGCTCGCTGTCGTGGTCGCATGACGGCGGCTTGCTGGCGACCTCCGGCTCCGAGCAGCTCATTCTTTGGCCGTTCGATGGCAAGGACGGCCCGATGGGCAAGCAGCCGACCATGTTCGCGCCGTCGCCGTCACGCTGTACCCGCGTGGCTTGCCATCCGAAGCAGCCGGTCACCGCGGCGGGATTCGCCGACGGCACGGTGCTGCTGGTGCGTCTCGAGGACGGCGCGCTCATCCTCGCGCGCGAGGCTGACGGCCAGCCGATCAGCGCCTTGTCGTGGGATCAAAGCGGCCAGGTGCTGGCCTTTGGTACCGAGCAGGGCGACGCAAGGGTGTTGACGCTGTAAATTCTTGTAGCCCGGATTTCGCTGCGCTCATCCGGGCTACAAAAAAAGGCGGCCCGCAGGCCGCCCTTTTTATTTCCTTACCCCACCAGCACGTTCTTGAATTGCCACGGGTCGGACGTGTCGATGTCCTCGGGGAACAGCCCGGGGCGGCCGGTCAGCGGCGTCCACTCGGTGTAATAGCCCTTC
The Pseudolabrys sp. FHR47 genome window above contains:
- a CDS encoding DUF692 domain-containing protein, whose protein sequence is MPIASCLPAAAGVGFKPQHLADILAGEAPIGFIEIHAENYMGDGGPPHAQLNALREHFALSVHGVGLSIGGAGPLDRAHLTRLKTLCDRHHPKSFSEHLAWSSHGEFFYNDLLPLPYTKETLARVCEHIDTVQSVLGREMLLENPSTYVTFVDSTIPETEFLDEVARRTGCGLLLDVNNVFVSATNHGTDPAAYLATFPLARVKEIHLGGHDAQSDDAGAPLLIDAHGTPVADPVWSLYEAVIARTGPVATLIEWDNDVPAWPVLANEARAAARILERAVAQEAA
- a CDS encoding DUF2282 domain-containing protein encodes the protein MTKTAIAATTLAGSLAAAFTMISVASAGPAPVQANADKCYGVALAGKNDCAAGPGTTCAGTSKVDYQGNAWKYVAKGTCTTMKTPKGMGSLTAIKS
- a CDS encoding sigma-70 family RNA polymerase sigma factor, whose amino-acid sequence is MRAANGGDAEAYERLLRAIAAALRAPIRRNLLRAGRSAADVEDVVQEVLLAVHLKRHTWDSERPIEPWVHAIARYKVVDALRRRTGKFDLSIDEFSETLAAEEPEPSASPGEVARHLERLPTGQRSVVQAIAVEGRSIGEAAERLSMTAGAVRVALHRGLAALAKQLGQN
- a CDS encoding NrsF family protein encodes the protein MRTDDLVQALVADRAAAAPPLGRQFAWALGSGLVLSAAGFLLVLAPRADIAGALGTVRFDIKIVEVILLATTAFALVLQVGRPVPAPGWRVAALAAAPVLLAVAVVAELLTVPSSQWLVRLVGTNSRVCLTAIPLMSLPLLAAFMVVLRRGAPASSTVAGAVAGLAASGLAAVLYATHCPDDSPLFVAVWYPIAIGGVTLAGALLGRFLLRW
- a CDS encoding bacteriocin → MLKKVLVVGALALALGGCETARQDRMAGGALIGGGTGALIGGLASRSAGGAVAGGLIGAAAGAIIADATRPGRCYYHDRYGRRHYVRCR
- a CDS encoding GTP-binding protein, which gives rise to MTDANSAADPAGKIPVTVLTGYLGAGKTTLLNRILTEPHGQKFAVIVNEFGEIGIDNDLVVDADEEVFEMNNGCICCTVRGDLVRIIDGLMRRKGKFDAIIVETTGLADPAPVAQTFFMDENVGAKTKLDAVVTVADAKWLKDRLKDAPEAKNQIAFADVIVLNKADLVTPAELDEVEARIRGINPYATLHRTERAKVAIKDVLGRNAFDLDRILEIEPAFLEADDHDHDHHHHDHDHDHGHHHHHHGLKHYHDEEMQSISVSSDKPLNPDKFFPWIQELVQTDGKDILRCKGILSFKDDNERFVFQGVHMILDGDHQRKWKDSEERISRAVFIGRHLPEEKIRKGFESCVA
- a CDS encoding WD40 repeat domain-containing protein, encoding MTDPTSTMLTLADRARIVSEAEGQAIVGVHFLRQTPVFVLGEEALLFAPAEKRTRVMVHDGGILASAAGPLRIVTGGDDGKLVATDKDGNTETLATDERKRWIDQVALGPDGAVAWSTGKIARVRTSKGEVREIQATSTVGGLAFFPKGFRVAVAHYNGVTLWFPNAAGAKPETLEWKGSHLGVTLSPDGRFLITQMQEPTLHGWRLVDSKHMRMSGYSARVRSLSWSHDGGLLATSGSEQLILWPFDGKDGPMGKQPTMFAPSPSRCTRVACHPKQPVTAAGFADGTVLLVRLEDGALILAREADGQPISALSWDQSGQVLAFGTEQGDARVLTL